A section of the Vibrio vulnificus CMCP6 genome encodes:
- a CDS encoding phage regulatory CII family protein, translated as MHTAIVPSPTCVFPQVVHALYQTLKDYGHNETVEQHLNKRPGVLLNEINPNQTSHKLGLFDAIKLMQFTGDVQILRSIASELNHSIYFLGDYRAISDMELLNCYSRWHAEIGDVNRAIADALEDGDIERHEFDRIERELQETFAAALELLERLRALVNG; from the coding sequence ATGCATACTGCTATCGTCCCATCACCTACCTGCGTTTTTCCGCAGGTGGTACATGCTTTGTACCAAACGCTAAAAGATTATGGCCATAACGAAACGGTTGAGCAGCACCTAAATAAAAGACCTGGTGTGTTGCTAAACGAGATCAACCCCAATCAAACCAGCCATAAACTGGGTTTGTTTGATGCTATTAAGCTGATGCAATTCACGGGGGATGTGCAAATTCTCCGCTCCATTGCTTCCGAGCTGAACCATTCCATCTACTTTCTTGGTGACTACCGAGCTATTTCCGACATGGAGCTGCTCAACTGTTACAGCCGTTGGCACGCCGAAATCGGCGATGTGAACCGCGCCATTGCTGATGCCCTCGAAGATGGGGACATCGAGCGCCATGAGTTCGATCGTATCGAACGCGAACTGCAAGAAACGTTTGCCGCGGCACTGGAGCTGCTCGAGCGTTTGCGCGCATTGGTTAACGGTTAA
- the fabG gene encoding 3-oxoacyl-ACP reductase FabG, whose translation MTRQVLVTGASKGIGKAIAIQLAKDGFTIVVHYMGDKQGAEQTLAMIEQNGGSGRLIQFDISHRQQCRERIEADIAEHGAYYGVVNNAGITKDTAFPAMTEAEWDGVIHTNLDSFYNVLHPCVMPMVQKRKGGRIVTLASVSGLMGNRGQTNYAAAKAGVIGATKSLALELAKRKITVNCVAPGLIDTGMVDEHVKEHALPQVPLRRMGEPEEVAGLVSYLMSDIAGYVTRQVISVNGGLI comes from the coding sequence ATGACCCGTCAAGTGTTAGTCACAGGGGCCAGTAAAGGCATCGGCAAAGCCATCGCCATTCAATTAGCGAAAGATGGCTTTACCATCGTCGTTCACTACATGGGCGATAAGCAAGGTGCCGAGCAAACATTGGCCATGATTGAACAAAACGGTGGCAGTGGCCGTTTAATTCAGTTTGATATTAGCCATCGTCAACAATGTCGTGAGCGTATTGAAGCCGACATCGCAGAGCACGGCGCATACTACGGCGTGGTCAATAACGCGGGTATCACCAAAGACACCGCTTTCCCAGCGATGACCGAAGCAGAATGGGATGGCGTAATTCACACCAACCTCGACAGTTTTTATAACGTCTTACACCCTTGCGTGATGCCGATGGTGCAAAAACGCAAAGGTGGACGCATTGTTACTTTGGCCTCCGTCTCCGGATTAATGGGCAATCGAGGTCAAACCAACTACGCCGCTGCCAAAGCGGGGGTGATTGGCGCAACCAAATCATTGGCTCTCGAGCTGGCGAAACGCAAAATCACCGTGAACTGTGTCGCCCCTGGGCTGATTGATACAGGCATGGTGGATGAGCATGTCAAAGAGCACGCTTTACCTCAAGTACCGCTACGCCGCATGGGTGAGCCGGAAGAAGTGGCTGGCTTAGTCAGTTATTTGATGTCTGACATTGCAGGTTATGTCACTCGCCAAGTGATTTCGGTTAATGGAGGCCTAATATGA
- a CDS encoding 3'-5' exonuclease: MKNLMIDLETMGNSSNAAIVAIGACFFEPSTGEIGEKFSRIISLESSQECGCIDASTVLWWMKQSSDARAVLNSSEAQNINISLHEFREFVNSGSRQPLVWGNGSSFDCVILKNTIIQCLGEQFVPWQFWNERDVRTMVDLGKNLLGFDPKRDMPFEGVRHDALSDAVHQAKYVSAIYQRLAEKVKE, encoded by the coding sequence ATGAAAAACCTAATGATTGACTTAGAGACAATGGGGAATAGCAGCAATGCAGCGATCGTCGCTATTGGTGCTTGTTTTTTCGAGCCTTCAACCGGAGAAATCGGAGAAAAATTCTCCCGTATTATTTCTCTAGAAAGCTCTCAAGAATGTGGATGTATTGATGCCAGTACAGTGCTTTGGTGGATGAAGCAAAGCAGTGATGCCCGAGCGGTATTGAATAGTTCAGAAGCACAAAATATCAATATTTCTCTGCATGAATTTCGAGAGTTTGTTAACAGTGGTTCAAGGCAACCGCTAGTTTGGGGCAATGGCTCATCATTTGACTGTGTAATTCTGAAAAACACGATTATCCAGTGCTTAGGTGAGCAGTTTGTACCTTGGCAGTTCTGGAATGAACGTGATGTTCGAACGATGGTTGACCTAGGAAAAAACCTACTTGGTTTTGATCCTAAGCGTGACATGCCTTTTGAAGGTGTTCGCCATGACGCCCTATCTGATGCAGTTCACCAGGCTAAGTATGTTTCAGCCATTTACCAACGCTTAGCCGAAAAGGTTAAGGAATGA
- a CDS encoding DUF3850 domain-containing protein has translation MAYHQLKIKPEHLEAIIAGDKTFEIRKNDRDFKVGDRVTLIETNGKRYLTIRIKYITDYAQQDGYVVFSFDWIEGGLIE, from the coding sequence ATGGCATACCATCAACTCAAGATTAAACCCGAGCACCTAGAAGCCATTATCGCTGGCGACAAAACCTTTGAAATTCGCAAGAACGACCGTGATTTCAAAGTAGGTGACCGAGTGACGCTGATTGAAACCAACGGAAAACGCTATCTCACTATCCGGATTAAGTACATCACTGATTACGCACAGCAAGATGGCTATGTCGTTTTCTCATTTGATTGGATCGAAGGAGGACTCATTGAATAA
- a CDS encoding hotdog family protein gives MNKLPSIETLLPHDAPMILIDRAISVAEESIHCQVDIGPHLAFFHTETQSVPGYVGIEFMAQSIAAWSGYHAQQKGQEPPIGFLLGGRRYQAMCDTFQLGQTLDIYAEQLMEDNGMAVFTGRIDISGETVAKCQLNVYVPTEEKLQEMKIRSQE, from the coding sequence ATGAATAAGCTGCCCAGCATTGAGACCTTGCTGCCCCACGACGCTCCGATGATCTTAATTGATCGGGCGATCAGCGTTGCGGAGGAGTCGATTCACTGTCAGGTAGACATTGGCCCTCACCTCGCCTTCTTCCATACTGAAACGCAAAGCGTACCGGGTTATGTGGGTATCGAGTTTATGGCGCAATCTATCGCGGCTTGGTCTGGCTATCATGCGCAGCAGAAAGGCCAAGAACCACCGATCGGTTTTCTCCTTGGTGGCAGGCGTTATCAAGCGATGTGCGATACCTTTCAGCTAGGGCAGACACTCGATATCTACGCAGAGCAGTTGATGGAAGACAACGGCATGGCCGTGTTTACGGGTCGAATCGATATCTCAGGTGAGACAGTCGCAAAATGTCAGTTGAACGTTTATGTTCCAACGGAAGAAAAATTACAAGAAATGAAAATCAGGAGTCAAGAATGA
- a CDS encoding tyrosine-type recombinase/integrase has translation MVDNPAKRKNVRPKEEKQRRDLTLSEYKSIWASLLSGMRVAMDLSLETTHAVNEICAMKYEDITMLDAPVLEDGVEVFGYLRIHRRKVKKKEASRVVIPVTRSLLNIIEASKDNIDSPYVVHRLPEKRSNDVSQYCDHLTQVNRKYLSRFFSKLRDQVKVKKGVPADCRPTYHEIRGLSIHLYDKAGHDAQARAAHTDSRSTKIYKEGHEKWVQVPAVELAIWG, from the coding sequence TTGGTCGACAATCCGGCCAAACGCAAAAACGTAAGGCCGAAGGAGGAGAAGCAACGCCGCGACTTAACGCTCTCTGAATATAAATCGATTTGGGCATCGCTCCTCAGTGGGATGAGGGTTGCAATGGACCTCTCTCTCGAGACAACGCACGCGGTTAATGAGATATGTGCGATGAAATACGAGGATATCACCATGCTCGATGCTCCAGTTCTGGAAGATGGTGTTGAGGTGTTTGGGTATCTGCGCATTCATCGCCGTAAGGTAAAAAAGAAGGAAGCAAGCCGAGTTGTTATCCCTGTGACAAGGTCACTGCTGAATATTATTGAAGCGAGCAAGGACAATATTGATTCACCTTACGTGGTGCATCGTCTGCCGGAAAAACGCAGCAATGATGTGAGCCAGTATTGTGATCACCTCACTCAGGTGAACCGAAAATATCTGAGCCGCTTTTTTTCCAAGTTACGGGACCAGGTGAAGGTCAAAAAAGGTGTGCCTGCAGACTGTCGGCCAACGTATCACGAGATTCGAGGGCTGAGTATTCACTTGTACGATAAGGCTGGCCACGACGCTCAAGCACGCGCTGCACACACGGATTCTCGCAGTACCAAGATATACAAAGAGGGCCATGAGAAGTGGGTTCAGGTACCGGCTGTTGAGCTGGCGATTTGGGGGTAA
- a CDS encoding beta-ketoacyl-[acyl-carrier-protein] synthase family protein yields MNSHLSQPIYIHGCGFHSALGATAEQIHHALQHNHSVQMQQAVDQLNTGTATIVGRVSDTLPELPSSLREYDSRNNRLALSALQQIEPAIQEAIRQYGANRIAVVIGTSTSGIADGENAFEQKLSQEHFPSDYHYRKQELGNVSDFIADYFQLTGPCYAISTACSSSGRVFISAKRLLLSGMADAVIVGGADTLCRLTLNGFNGLEALSNQHCQPFSADRSGINIGEGAAFMLLSKAPSEIALLGCGDSSDAHHISAPHPEGNGAEEAMEKALLDANLKPEQIGYVNAHGTATPLNDSMESKAIFRLFGQSVPVSSTKHLTGHTLGAASAVEAAIAWHILKYNLDLPQQGCQNKADDIEVTLVEQPMKLAHKAILSNSFAFGGNNISLIFGYPHE; encoded by the coding sequence ATGAATTCACACCTTTCTCAACCCATTTATATTCATGGCTGTGGCTTCCACTCAGCATTGGGGGCAACTGCAGAGCAGATCCACCACGCACTGCAACATAATCACAGTGTGCAAATGCAGCAAGCCGTGGATCAACTCAACACTGGCACCGCCACCATCGTTGGTCGAGTGAGCGACACTTTGCCTGAGCTGCCATCATCGCTACGTGAATACGACTCAAGAAACAACCGTTTAGCCCTCTCAGCGCTGCAGCAAATTGAGCCCGCAATTCAAGAGGCCATTCGCCAATATGGCGCGAACCGCATCGCCGTGGTTATCGGCACCAGCACCTCCGGTATTGCCGACGGCGAAAACGCATTTGAGCAGAAGCTGTCACAAGAGCACTTCCCGAGTGATTATCACTACCGCAAACAAGAGCTTGGCAACGTCAGCGACTTTATCGCCGATTACTTTCAGTTAACGGGACCTTGTTACGCGATTTCGACGGCCTGTTCATCCAGCGGGCGTGTGTTCATTTCAGCAAAACGCCTCCTACTCAGTGGCATGGCCGATGCGGTGATCGTGGGGGGCGCAGATACACTCTGTCGCTTAACCTTAAATGGTTTTAATGGCTTAGAGGCCCTCTCAAATCAACATTGTCAGCCATTTAGTGCCGACAGAAGTGGCATTAATATTGGTGAAGGCGCCGCTTTTATGCTGCTCAGCAAAGCCCCTTCAGAGATCGCCCTACTCGGTTGTGGCGACAGCTCAGACGCACACCACATTTCCGCTCCACACCCTGAAGGTAATGGGGCTGAAGAGGCAATGGAAAAAGCGCTACTAGACGCCAATTTGAAACCAGAACAAATTGGCTACGTTAACGCCCATGGCACGGCAACTCCACTCAACGACAGCATGGAAAGCAAAGCCATCTTTCGTCTTTTTGGCCAATCAGTGCCCGTCAGTTCAACCAAGCACCTAACAGGCCACACATTGGGCGCAGCCAGTGCCGTTGAAGCGGCCATTGCATGGCATATACTGAAATACAACTTAGATTTACCGCAACAAGGATGTCAGAACAAAGCGGATGACATAGAGGTCACGCTCGTCGAACAGCCAATGAAATTGGCACACAAGGCGATACTTAGCAACTCTTTCGCCTTTGGCGGAAATAACATCAGTCTGATATTTGGATATCCTCATGAATAA
- a CDS encoding HNH endonuclease signature motif containing protein: protein MPKGVCHQYTEEQKTFLKDHAFLPRKELTEQFNSRFGLEQTQKAISAYCKRYGWLTGRTGCFEKGELPWNTGTKGVCKPNTGSFQSGQVPHNKKPIGHERICSKDGYILINVAEQNPYTGAKTRYRPKHYVIWEQEHGPVPKGMILRFIDGDKLNCKLSNLECVSQSVNLRMNQNRVNDLPSELKETGRLVSKLEVATFETNKRIN from the coding sequence ATGCCTAAAGGAGTCTGCCATCAATACACGGAAGAGCAGAAGACTTTTTTAAAGGACCATGCATTTCTTCCTCGGAAAGAACTTACTGAACAGTTCAACTCTAGGTTCGGTCTTGAACAGACTCAGAAAGCTATCTCTGCATACTGCAAGCGTTATGGCTGGTTAACTGGTCGAACGGGTTGTTTTGAAAAAGGTGAGTTGCCATGGAATACAGGTACCAAAGGAGTGTGTAAACCAAACACCGGAAGCTTTCAATCAGGTCAGGTACCACACAACAAAAAGCCTATTGGCCATGAACGTATTTGTTCAAAAGATGGATACATTCTTATCAACGTAGCGGAACAGAACCCGTATACCGGCGCGAAGACTCGCTATCGCCCTAAACACTATGTCATTTGGGAGCAAGAGCATGGTCCTGTCCCCAAGGGGATGATCTTGCGCTTTATTGATGGAGATAAGTTGAACTGCAAGTTATCCAATCTTGAATGTGTCTCTCAGTCTGTGAACTTGAGAATGAACCAAAACCGAGTTAACGACTTACCAAGCGAGCTGAAGGAAACCGGACGTTTGGTATCCAAACTCGAAGTCGCTACTTTTGAAACCAACAAACGCATTAATTAG
- a CDS encoding tyrosine-type recombinase/integrase, translating to MTTLISHSQNQSSTQFFLHYFTEQEEKQLFNTVKQTYGIYAQRDYYWMLLMRETAVRLGVLAGPDADKAKRFNLPMLGLTVGEAEQSLEEGYLIYRSENAKNQKKHPIALNKSAIHALKQLLKIHVEMSQGIEWDTPRLERPLFLSRNRQAMSRRSFQSRFSTWCRLANVPEGTPHWLRHSWAKRYLERTTSPDALRRVQAVLGHSNIATTSVYTTPDRESLSSAMREASTCFR from the coding sequence ATGACAACCCTAATTTCACACTCTCAAAACCAATCATCGACTCAGTTCTTTCTTCACTACTTTACTGAGCAGGAAGAGAAGCAGTTGTTTAACACGGTTAAGCAGACTTACGGCATTTATGCACAGCGTGATTATTACTGGATGCTGCTGATGCGCGAAACCGCCGTTCGCCTCGGTGTGCTGGCTGGCCCCGATGCCGATAAAGCCAAGCGTTTTAACCTGCCAATGCTCGGTTTAACGGTAGGTGAAGCGGAGCAAAGCCTTGAAGAAGGCTATCTGATTTACCGCAGTGAAAACGCCAAGAACCAGAAAAAACACCCGATTGCTCTCAACAAATCCGCCATTCATGCGCTCAAGCAGTTGCTGAAAATTCATGTCGAAATGAGCCAAGGCATTGAGTGGGATACCCCTCGTTTAGAGCGTCCGCTTTTTCTCAGCCGTAACCGTCAGGCGATGAGTCGCCGATCGTTTCAATCTCGCTTTTCGACTTGGTGCCGTTTGGCCAATGTGCCGGAAGGGACACCACACTGGCTGCGCCACAGTTGGGCTAAGCGCTATTTGGAACGCACCACATCACCGGATGCGCTTCGCCGTGTTCAGGCGGTGCTTGGTCATTCCAACATTGCGACTACCTCGGTGTATACCACGCCGGATCGTGAATCATTGTCGTCAGCTATGCGGGAGGCCAGCACATGTTTTCGCTAA
- a CDS encoding beta-ketoacyl-ACP synthase — protein sequence MNRRVVVTGMSGVTAFGNDWQSVEPKLRALENATQFMENYQQYEGLNTKLAAPVVDFELPSHYKRKQVRGMGRVSKLATVATENALRQAGLIGEDVLTNGQTGIAYGSSTGSTDAIGAFGVMLNDKTTKAITATTYVQMMPHTTAVNVGLFFGLRGRVIPTSSACTSGSQAIGYAYEAIKHGYQTVMVAGGAEELCPTESAVFDTLFATSLKNDQPKTTPSPYDKDRDGLVIGEGAGTLVLEEYEHAKARGATIYAEIIGFASNCDAAHVTQPQMETMQICMEMALQNADLHPKHIGYVSAHGTATDRGDIAESNATQNAIGKVPISSLKSYFGHTLGACGAIEAWLSIEMMNSGWFSPTLNLTNLDPDCGDLDYIAGAGREMDIDYMMSNNFAFGGINTSLIFKRVRD from the coding sequence ATGAATCGCAGAGTTGTTGTCACTGGTATGTCTGGTGTCACTGCATTTGGCAATGATTGGCAAAGTGTCGAGCCCAAATTACGCGCGCTAGAAAATGCCACTCAGTTTATGGAAAATTACCAACAGTACGAAGGGTTGAACACAAAACTTGCCGCTCCCGTGGTCGATTTTGAGCTCCCTTCGCATTACAAACGCAAGCAAGTTCGCGGTATGGGCCGCGTCTCCAAATTAGCCACCGTGGCGACTGAAAACGCGCTACGCCAAGCAGGCTTAATTGGTGAAGACGTACTAACGAATGGCCAAACTGGCATTGCTTACGGTTCATCAACTGGCTCAACTGACGCCATAGGCGCATTTGGCGTGATGCTGAACGACAAAACCACCAAAGCGATCACCGCGACGACCTACGTTCAAATGATGCCGCACACCACCGCCGTCAATGTCGGGCTCTTTTTTGGCCTGCGTGGCCGCGTTATTCCGACCAGCAGCGCATGTACATCTGGCAGCCAAGCTATTGGTTACGCCTATGAAGCGATCAAACACGGCTATCAAACCGTTATGGTGGCAGGGGGAGCAGAAGAGCTTTGCCCAACCGAATCAGCGGTATTCGATACCTTGTTTGCGACCAGCTTGAAAAATGATCAGCCGAAAACAACGCCAAGCCCTTACGACAAAGATCGTGATGGCCTCGTGATCGGTGAAGGCGCTGGCACGCTGGTGCTAGAAGAGTACGAACACGCCAAAGCACGCGGTGCGACAATCTACGCTGAGATCATCGGCTTTGCCAGCAACTGTGACGCGGCACATGTGACTCAGCCACAGATGGAAACCATGCAGATCTGTATGGAAATGGCCCTGCAAAACGCGGATCTACATCCAAAACACATTGGCTATGTTTCTGCGCATGGCACTGCGACAGACCGTGGTGACATTGCCGAAAGTAACGCGACGCAAAATGCCATTGGCAAGGTGCCAATCAGTTCATTAAAGAGCTATTTTGGCCACACATTGGGCGCATGCGGTGCCATCGAGGCATGGTTGAGTATTGAGATGATGAACAGTGGCTGGTTTAGCCCAACCCTGAATCTCACTAACCTAGACCCAGATTGTGGTGATCTGGATTACATTGCTGGTGCTGGCCGCGAGATGGATATTGATTACATGATGAGCAATAACTTTGCGTTTGGCGGCATCAATACTTCCCTCATCTTTAAACGCGTTCGCGATTAG
- a CDS encoding toprim domain-containing protein translates to MASAEQLKQIINLHELADRLGMERPDPSGNYRAPNRPDKHPSVSIFEAGKAGYMMWKDHASGEKGSCIDLVIYCGQAMDASEAMKWLHEEFNIPTDELAPQQPKQQSQIAWVAEKQLAVAGDARAYLIDVRGIPADVVDMLQKRGAFGYSDWTSPSKNPGELGYGGPAVTFPSRCLFTNEVVGIDFRFFDPALNGDNKTKAMGEKRGFPYIPDKMALRRAKTVIVVESAINAISAIAAYDPKGKGKVPVTAIATRGLAVDEIDWRFLSGKRVVCCFDNDQPIAEGPRKGHRPGPEAAWIVHERCTALNIPCYLVDQSGGKWDEINDLNDYLRKHGTQMTKYALDYFEPWLIAGQEGEFENSQFKRLPLPHHDQSLYWLFRVKPDFTSYLKIVTNEEGEQKIPQDVCSFRIAGLSKVTISSANSAMTGEPDLQPTKVYSATIQTPDSPTELTRFVLKREQLYNIDVWRRVGGGIFNPSKFTRMISILERATHLGERNAVNFVGLAWHNGQAILNEGPDSFFTDPTQQCPYHNLQFPSGSPEQGLRVIEAYHATFKNNAALMLLVWGLGAHIKTYLGFWPHYMLNAGKGAGKSTLVKSLERTLAFTMFSGQSLKTEFRLLTSISHTSHPVGWEELSAQGQGVIDKAVAMLQESYQYTITRRGTDMTEFLSIAPVLLAGEDVPVQSLLGKLVRSDLTGRKGDMIPDELPRFPVKNWILYLTSYTRPQMKRAYRECVDYLSKRCMAKPDDNGANRMRDNYACLMLTWRLLCEFTGVASNYGHFIQDLVTEMNAHIRETEAEREPWVWIMELILGEMDAGHFRHPFSFDWIEGELCLLVRTSHIMQHISQSPALKAKFDSLPVKSDRILKKQLKEAKVVLKDGHEKSINGKRVANFVALGVENLREFGLFPTIPDDVREKETNQ, encoded by the coding sequence ATGGCGTCCGCAGAACAACTAAAACAGATCATTAATTTACACGAGTTGGCTGACCGTTTAGGTATGGAAAGACCCGATCCATCCGGCAATTACCGCGCACCCAACCGCCCTGACAAGCACCCAAGCGTGAGCATTTTCGAGGCAGGTAAAGCCGGATACATGATGTGGAAAGATCATGCTTCCGGTGAAAAAGGCAGTTGTATCGACCTTGTGATTTATTGCGGTCAGGCGATGGATGCCAGTGAAGCGATGAAGTGGCTGCACGAAGAGTTCAATATTCCTACCGATGAGCTAGCCCCTCAGCAGCCTAAGCAGCAAAGCCAAATTGCGTGGGTTGCTGAGAAGCAGTTAGCGGTTGCGGGTGATGCAAGAGCCTATCTGATTGATGTGCGCGGCATTCCGGCCGATGTGGTGGATATGCTGCAAAAGCGCGGTGCATTTGGTTACAGCGATTGGACAAGCCCAAGCAAAAACCCTGGTGAGTTGGGTTACGGTGGCCCTGCCGTGACGTTCCCGAGCCGATGCCTATTTACCAATGAAGTGGTGGGGATAGATTTCCGATTTTTTGATCCTGCGCTAAATGGTGATAACAAAACCAAGGCGATGGGGGAAAAACGCGGCTTCCCGTACATCCCTGACAAAATGGCGCTTAGGCGTGCCAAAACCGTGATTGTGGTTGAATCTGCGATTAATGCTATCTCGGCGATTGCTGCTTACGATCCTAAGGGGAAAGGGAAAGTACCAGTGACGGCGATTGCGACTCGCGGTCTTGCGGTCGACGAAATCGACTGGCGATTCCTATCTGGCAAGCGTGTGGTTTGTTGTTTTGACAATGACCAGCCTATTGCGGAAGGGCCAAGAAAAGGCCACAGACCAGGGCCAGAGGCCGCGTGGATCGTGCACGAGCGATGCACGGCGCTCAACATTCCTTGTTACCTTGTTGATCAATCCGGTGGCAAATGGGACGAGATCAACGACCTTAACGATTATCTACGTAAACACGGTACGCAAATGACCAAGTATGCGCTGGATTACTTTGAGCCTTGGCTTATTGCAGGGCAAGAAGGGGAGTTTGAGAACTCCCAGTTTAAGCGCTTGCCGCTGCCACATCATGATCAATCACTGTACTGGCTGTTTCGAGTGAAGCCCGACTTTACCAGTTATTTGAAAATCGTGACCAATGAAGAAGGTGAGCAGAAGATCCCACAGGATGTGTGCTCGTTCCGCATTGCTGGCTTATCGAAAGTGACGATTTCATCGGCGAATTCAGCCATGACAGGCGAACCCGATTTGCAGCCGACGAAAGTATACTCAGCCACGATTCAAACGCCCGATTCACCGACGGAGCTAACCCGTTTTGTGCTCAAACGTGAGCAGCTTTACAACATCGATGTTTGGCGTCGGGTCGGCGGCGGGATTTTCAACCCGAGCAAGTTCACCCGAATGATCTCGATACTCGAGCGCGCCACCCACCTTGGCGAGCGCAACGCGGTCAATTTCGTTGGGCTTGCCTGGCACAATGGCCAAGCGATTTTAAACGAAGGACCGGACTCGTTCTTTACTGACCCAACGCAGCAGTGCCCATACCACAATTTGCAGTTTCCATCTGGCTCTCCAGAGCAGGGATTGCGTGTGATTGAAGCGTATCACGCCACATTCAAAAACAACGCGGCTTTGATGCTGTTGGTTTGGGGCTTGGGTGCGCACATCAAAACTTACTTAGGCTTTTGGCCTCATTACATGCTGAATGCAGGGAAAGGCGCGGGTAAATCGACGCTGGTTAAGTCGCTCGAGCGCACGTTGGCATTCACCATGTTTTCTGGCCAGAGCTTGAAAACCGAGTTCCGTTTGCTGACATCGATATCGCACACCTCTCACCCGGTCGGTTGGGAAGAGCTCTCCGCTCAGGGTCAAGGCGTAATTGATAAAGCGGTGGCCATGCTGCAAGAGAGCTACCAATACACCATCACTCGCCGTGGTACGGACATGACGGAGTTCTTGAGTATTGCGCCAGTGCTGTTGGCGGGTGAAGACGTGCCGGTGCAATCGTTGCTTGGCAAGCTGGTGCGTTCTGACTTGACCGGACGCAAGGGCGACATGATTCCCGATGAGTTGCCTCGTTTCCCTGTTAAAAACTGGATCCTGTACCTGACCTCTTACACTCGGCCACAAATGAAACGCGCTTATCGCGAGTGTGTTGATTACCTTTCGAAGCGTTGTATGGCTAAGCCTGACGACAACGGCGCGAACCGTATGCGTGATAACTATGCCTGTTTGATGCTGACGTGGCGTTTGCTGTGCGAATTCACGGGCGTTGCAAGTAACTATGGTCACTTTATTCAAGATTTGGTGACAGAGATGAATGCGCACATTCGCGAAACAGAAGCAGAGCGCGAGCCGTGGGTGTGGATTATGGAGCTTATCCTGGGCGAGATGGATGCTGGGCATTTCCGCCACCCGTTCTCTTTCGATTGGATTGAGGGCGAGCTGTGCTTGCTGGTTCGTACCAGCCACATCATGCAGCACATAAGCCAAAGCCCTGCATTGAAAGCCAAGTTTGACAGCTTGCCTGTGAAGAGCGATCGCATTCTGAAGAAGCAGCTCAAGGAGGCCAAAGTGGTGCTGAAAGATGGCCACGAGAAATCGATTAACGGCAAACGCGTTGCCAATTTTGTCGCCCTGGGCGTTGAGAACCTGCGCGAGTTCGGCCTGTTCCCAACCATTCCAGACGATGTTCGTGAGAAAGAAACTAACCAGTAA
- a CDS encoding PadR family transcriptional regulator: MHISNLQLVLMAEVGQQQMTGYDLAKRLPAKGWKASHQQIYRELAKLETFGFLSLEVVLQSGKPDKKLYQLTEMGKQKLTDALDVEPSISRVQDETLAHLFLANAYYFEQLEVQLTQALDSAQEQLAEKMAQQEQLSVLAITRECDRLKTELSWVAVVLQNIGSEVNSKAA, from the coding sequence ATGCACATATCAAATCTGCAACTTGTCTTGATGGCTGAAGTTGGCCAGCAGCAAATGACTGGTTATGACTTAGCAAAACGTTTACCAGCAAAAGGTTGGAAAGCGTCGCATCAGCAAATTTATCGTGAGCTGGCTAAACTTGAAACATTCGGTTTTTTGTCTCTGGAAGTGGTTCTGCAATCTGGAAAGCCCGATAAGAAGCTCTATCAGCTAACAGAAATGGGTAAACAGAAACTGACGGACGCGTTGGATGTTGAGCCTTCCATCTCACGTGTCCAGGATGAAACCTTGGCCCATTTGTTCCTAGCTAACGCGTACTATTTTGAGCAGTTGGAAGTTCAACTTACTCAAGCATTGGACAGTGCTCAAGAGCAGCTCGCAGAGAAAATGGCTCAACAGGAACAACTGTCCGTTCTCGCCATTACTCGAGAGTGTGATCGTTTGAAAACAGAGCTCAGTTGGGTGGCCGTAGTGCTTCAGAATATCGGCTCGGAGGTTAACTCGAAAGCGGCATAG